The following are from one region of the Variovorax sp. V213 genome:
- a CDS encoding ABC transporter permease, with protein sequence MPAYILRRVAMTVPTLLLVAVAVFTLMRLIPGDPVQLMLGEGADPAQLELMRRQMGLDQPLPAQFLVWLRHALAGDLGVSTTNGLPVLPLILERFQVSAVIVLAAVAIATLIAVPAGLVAAWRKDRATDLAIVGASTLMLSVPSFWLGLLLLMFFGQYLGWLPVVGYVPMAENFTQGLLYVILPVVTLALVETGVLTRMSRASTIEILRLEYVTHARAKGVPESQVLRRHVLPNAFNPTLTMIGLILGHLLSGIAVLETVFTLPGLGRLMIDSIFARDYPVLQGCLLFTACIYVVINLIVDMCYPLFDPRVSVQ encoded by the coding sequence ATGCCTGCCTACATCCTGCGCCGGGTCGCGATGACGGTCCCGACGCTGCTGCTGGTCGCCGTCGCGGTCTTCACGCTGATGCGGCTGATTCCGGGCGACCCGGTCCAGCTCATGCTGGGCGAAGGCGCCGACCCCGCGCAGCTCGAACTCATGCGCCGGCAGATGGGACTCGACCAGCCGCTGCCGGCGCAGTTTCTCGTCTGGCTGCGCCACGCGCTGGCGGGCGACCTCGGCGTTTCGACCACCAACGGCCTGCCGGTGCTGCCGCTGATCCTGGAGCGCTTCCAGGTCAGCGCCGTCATCGTGCTGGCGGCGGTGGCCATTGCCACGCTCATCGCCGTGCCCGCGGGCCTCGTCGCCGCCTGGCGCAAGGACCGCGCGACCGACCTGGCCATCGTCGGCGCATCGACGCTGATGCTCTCGGTGCCCAGCTTCTGGCTCGGCCTGCTGCTGCTCATGTTCTTCGGCCAGTACCTGGGCTGGCTGCCCGTGGTCGGCTACGTGCCCATGGCGGAGAACTTCACGCAGGGCCTGCTCTACGTGATTCTTCCGGTGGTGACGCTCGCGCTGGTCGAAACCGGCGTGCTCACGCGGATGTCGCGCGCCAGCACCATCGAGATCCTGCGGCTGGAATACGTGACGCATGCACGCGCCAAGGGCGTGCCCGAAAGCCAGGTGCTGCGCCGCCACGTGCTGCCCAACGCCTTCAATCCCACGCTCACCATGATCGGGCTGATCCTCGGCCACCTGCTCAGCGGCATCGCCGTGCTCGAGACCGTGTTCACCCTGCCCGGCCTCGGCCGCCTGATGATCGATTCGATCTTCGCGCGCGACTACCCGGTGCTGCAGGGTTGCCTGTTGTTCACGGCCTGCATCTACGTGGTGATCAACCTGATCGTGGACATGTGCTACCCCTTGTTCGATCCGCGAGTGTCCGTGCAGTGA
- a CDS encoding ABC transporter permease, whose product MKFKTHTLIGGALVAGLLAMALVAAVWTPYNPLGIDLRSKLQPPSAAHWLGTDEFGRDVASRAMRAASTSCLVALLTVVLATSIGLLAGVVAGFVRGWTDRMLMALNDALLAFPGLLLALGVMVIVGANQWGIVLALSLAYAPSVVRVVRGTVLSLREREYVEASRMIGNSEAYTMWRHVLPNCIAPVAVLATSMFGWVLLSESALSFLGLGVPPPAPTWGNMLSSARPYMASAIWLCVVPGLCIALTLLGINLLGESLRDRLDPRTEKSS is encoded by the coding sequence ATGAAATTCAAGACCCATACCCTCATCGGCGGCGCGCTGGTGGCCGGGCTCCTGGCCATGGCGCTGGTGGCCGCGGTGTGGACACCCTACAACCCGCTGGGCATCGACCTGCGCAGCAAGCTGCAGCCGCCTTCGGCCGCGCATTGGCTGGGCACCGACGAGTTCGGCCGCGACGTGGCCAGCCGCGCCATGCGCGCCGCTTCCACCAGCTGCCTGGTCGCGCTGCTCACGGTGGTGCTGGCCACCTCCATCGGCCTGCTGGCGGGCGTGGTCGCGGGCTTCGTGCGCGGCTGGACCGATCGCATGCTCATGGCGCTCAACGATGCGCTGCTGGCCTTTCCGGGCCTGCTGCTGGCGCTGGGCGTGATGGTGATCGTCGGTGCCAACCAGTGGGGCATCGTGCTGGCGCTGAGTCTGGCCTATGCCCCTTCGGTGGTGCGCGTGGTGCGGGGCACGGTGCTGTCGCTGCGCGAGCGCGAATACGTCGAGGCCTCGCGCATGATCGGCAACTCCGAGGCCTACACCATGTGGCGCCACGTGCTGCCCAACTGCATTGCGCCCGTCGCAGTGCTCGCCACCAGCATGTTCGGCTGGGTGCTGCTGTCGGAAAGCGCGCTGAGCTTTCTCGGCCTCGGCGTGCCGCCGCCCGCGCCCACCTGGGGCAACATGCTCTCGAGCGCGCGGCCGTACATGGCATCGGCCATCTGGCTCTGCGTCGTTCCGGGCCTGTGCATCGCCCTCACGCTGCTGGGCATCAACCTGCTGGGCGAATCGCTGCGCGACCGGCTCGACCCACGGACGGAAAAATCGTCATGA
- a CDS encoding ABC transporter substrate-binding protein has translation MKLPRPSPAADAAPLVHSRPRWPMRLAAAGLCLAAASALAQNAAGQTLRIQINSDIRSTDPGGNRDDNTDNVLLHVVEGLVALREDTSVGPMLASRIDTSADGLTYTFTLRDGVKFQNGATLVADDVVWSWQRYLKPTSGWRCLSEFDGKGMTKVLSIEAPNPKTVVFKLERASSLFLPMMARPDCGGAAVLHRSSVGADGQWKEPIGTGPYKIKEWKRGQYVELTRFDGYVSRGEPRDGFTGGKKAEIENLRFAVIPDSAAAKAALYSGGIDAFLSPSPSDVIEMRGRSDVIVDTTPVMSMVALLLQTTDPVLKDVRVRRALALALDTPEIARTVTEGLSPVNNSVVPASSPYYSSAQASGYKRDLGAAKKLLAEAGYRGQPIRLLANKRYEALYSAAVLVQAMAAEAGINVELEVLDWATQLDRYTKGQYQAMAFIYSARIDPSLNYEMVSGPKASQPRKVWDSAFAQTRLTESMTAGDKARRQALFDEMHRQMLQDVPMVVLFNASDATAMRKNVTGFKGWAPAKPRFWNVRLDTRT, from the coding sequence GTGCCTTGCAGCCGCCTCGGCCCTGGCGCAGAACGCCGCCGGCCAGACGCTGCGCATACAGATCAATTCCGACATCCGCTCGACCGACCCGGGCGGCAACCGCGACGACAACACCGACAACGTGCTGCTGCACGTGGTCGAAGGCCTGGTCGCGCTGCGCGAAGACACCTCGGTCGGCCCCATGCTGGCGAGCCGCATCGACACTTCCGCCGATGGGCTGACCTACACCTTCACGCTGCGCGACGGCGTCAAGTTCCAGAACGGCGCCACGCTGGTTGCCGACGACGTGGTGTGGAGCTGGCAGCGCTACCTGAAGCCCACCAGCGGCTGGCGCTGCCTGTCCGAGTTCGATGGCAAGGGCATGACCAAGGTGCTGTCGATCGAGGCACCCAACCCGAAGACCGTGGTCTTCAAGCTCGAGCGCGCGAGCAGCCTCTTTCTGCCGATGATGGCGCGGCCCGACTGCGGCGGCGCCGCGGTGCTGCACCGCAGCTCGGTGGGCGCCGACGGCCAGTGGAAGGAACCCATCGGCACCGGCCCCTACAAGATCAAGGAGTGGAAGCGCGGCCAGTATGTGGAGCTCACGCGTTTCGACGGTTACGTTTCGCGCGGGGAGCCGCGCGACGGATTCACCGGCGGCAAGAAGGCCGAGATCGAGAACCTGCGCTTCGCCGTCATTCCCGATTCGGCCGCCGCCAAGGCCGCGCTCTACAGCGGCGGCATCGACGCCTTCCTGAGCCCCAGCCCGTCGGACGTGATCGAGATGCGCGGGCGCAGCGACGTCATCGTCGACACCACGCCCGTGATGAGCATGGTGGCGCTGCTGCTCCAGACCACCGACCCGGTGCTGAAGGACGTGCGCGTGCGCCGCGCGCTCGCCCTGGCACTCGACACGCCCGAGATCGCGCGCACCGTGACCGAAGGCCTCTCGCCCGTCAACAACTCGGTCGTGCCCGCGTCGAGCCCCTACTACAGCAGCGCGCAGGCGAGCGGCTACAAGCGCGACCTGGGCGCGGCGAAGAAGCTGCTGGCCGAAGCGGGCTACCGGGGACAGCCGATCCGCCTGCTCGCCAACAAGCGCTACGAAGCGCTCTACTCCGCCGCCGTGCTGGTGCAGGCCATGGCGGCCGAGGCCGGCATCAACGTCGAGCTCGAAGTGCTCGACTGGGCCACCCAGCTCGACCGCTACACCAAGGGCCAATACCAGGCCATGGCCTTCATCTATTCCGCGCGCATCGATCCCTCGCTCAACTACGAGATGGTGTCGGGCCCCAAGGCAAGCCAGCCGCGCAAGGTGTGGGACAGCGCCTTCGCCCAGACCCGGCTCACCGAATCGATGACCGCGGGCGACAAGGCGCGGCGCCAGGCGCTGTTCGACGAGATGCACCGCCAGATGCTCCAGGACGTGCCGATGGTGGTGCTCTTCAACGCCAGCGATGCCACCGCCATGCGCAAGAACGTGACCGGCTTCAAGGGCTGGGCGCCCGCCAAGCCGCGGTTCTGGAACGTGCGGCTCGACACGCGCACCTGA